One Thermoplasmata archaeon genomic window, TCCAGCCTGTTTCATAGCCCCTTTAAACACTTCATAGTTCTGAGCCAGAGCACCTGTATGCGATCTTGCAGCTTTATTACCCAACGCATTTCTTCCAGTCTTTAATACTACTATGGGTTTGGTCTTTGCTACTCTTCTAGCGCGTTCAAAAAATTCACGACCATCTTCTATACTTTCTAAGTAAGCAGCAATGATTTTGGTGTCTTTATCTTTTTCTAAATAGTCCAGCATATCCAGCTCATTCACATCTATTTTGTTGCCAAAACTTACAAATTTGCTAACACCAAGATTGTTCTGTTCTAAATACTCTAAGAGTGTCACACCGTAAGTCCCTGACTGTGTAATAAATGCTATATCCCCTTTTTTTGGGCGGCTTAAAGCTTTCTGGGCCTGAAAAAAAGTATTGAATTCAGAATCTCCAGAATATACTCCGATACAGTTTGGTCCAATAACTCGAATATTATACAGGTTTGCTATTTTTTTTACCTTTTTTTCCAGTTCCGCACCTTCTTCAGAGATCTCTTTGAACCCTCCGGATATTATCACTATCCCTTTTACGCCTTTTTCATGCGCTTCTTCAACAATTTGAGGCATTTGTTTTGCAGAAACAGATACTACCAATAGATCTATACTGTCAGGGATCTCATTAATAGTTTTATAACATTTTCTTCCTAATATATAATCATCCTTTGGGTTTACAGGATATATTGTTGCCTTGGTTTGTAATAGTGACTGCATGATCTCAAATCCAATTCTTCCTTTTTTTGATGATGCACCAATTAACGCGACAGTTCTCGGATTGAAAAAATAGTCCAAAGTTATCCACCTTCTAATCTTATATATCATTTGCGTAAATAAACATTTTTTTTAGATTGTGTCATTAAAAATAAAACTATCTGTTTACTAACGCTACACCTCCTATTACCATTATCCCTCCTATTATTATTGTTACTGTTATTGCTTCATGAATAATAAAATATGCGCTTATTATAGTGAAAAGTGGGCTAAAATAGTAAAAAACAGAAGCTCTTGAAGCGGTAAGTATCTGTAGGCCTTTAAAATTAAGATAAAAGGCAACGAATGTTGCAAAAATAACAAGAAATGCAAGTGCATAGATTTCAATTATATTTAATCTTATAAGTTCTGCCGGCATTTTTGAAATGAAAGGTAAAAAAAAGACAGTTCCAAAAACCATGGATAACGAGGTGACAAACATAGCATCATATCTCTCCAAAACATTTTTTGAAATAATGGTGTAAACACTCCATGCAATTGAGGCACCGAGAATCAATATTATGGATACAATGCTAAGCAGATCTGTAATGCTGTTAATTGAAATAAATATAATGCCTATAAAAGAAATGATTATCCCTGTCATTTTTAAAATGCTGAATCTTTCACCTATGAAAATCATCGAAAGCAAAAATATGAATATTGGCTCTGTTGATACTACAATCGATCCAACTCCCGCAGAAACACCGTTTGCACCGGAATTGTAAAGAGACTGGTACAGCATTACGCCAGTCAGCCCCATCATGGCAATTAGAAGAAAGTCCTTTAATTTTGGTTTTTTCCATAACTTGATCATGATAGGTATGAAAAAGAGAGTAGAAAAAAAGAATCTTGTAAATCCAAGCGTTAAGGGATCCATAACTTGCAGGCATATTTTAGTTGCTGTGTAACCTACACCCCAGATAAATGCAACGATAGTCATTAAGACGTACCCAAGAAATCTTTTTTCCATTGAACGTTGATTATCTTATGAATATATAAACATATTTTATGATTGTAACAGTTAAGATTTAAATAAATAGAGATCTTAATAGAAGTTAAAATGAGCCTTAAAATTAAAAAATTTAATCTTGGGTTTTTACTTAATTACTCATATTTAAGAAAATGGACATTTTTAGGTATATTAATAGGCATTATGGGTGGTGTTATAACAGTAATATTCTATTATCTTATTGAACTCACTACAAAATATTTTTTGACAGACCTTACAGGATATGTGCAACCAGGTAGCCACAACCTTTTATCTCCTATATGGCCATATGATATATTTTTAATACCAATAATAATGACTGTGGGAGGATTGATTGTTGGAATGTTGATATACAAATATGCACCCGAAGCAGAAGGGCATGGTACTGATGCAACCATTAATGCCTTTCACAGAAATAAGGGGAGGATAAGATATCGTGTACCGCTGATAAAGGTTATAGCCTCTGCCATTACAATCGGAAGTGGAGGCAGTGCTGGCAGAGAAGGACCTACAGCGTTATCTGTTGCTGGATTTGGTTCAGCAATAGCTAATATTTTAAAGCTATCGGACAAAGATCGAACAATTGCAGTTTCGGTAGGAATAGGCGCAGGAATAGGTGCTATGTTCAAATCTCCATTTGGTGGGGCAATATTTGGGGCAGAAGTCTTATATAAAAGAGATTTTGAGAGCGAGGCTATATTGCCCTCTTTCATAGCCTCTGTTGTTTCATATAGTATTTTCGGAGCTGTATATGGGTATCAGCCAATTTTTATAGTACCAGGGTACACATTTACATCCCCAATTATACTTATCTACTTTGCGATTTTAGGGGTTTTAATGGCGCTTTTTGGAAGATTTTATATTCGCATCTTTTATGGCACCAAATTATTATTTTCAAAGTTAAAGGTACCAAAATATACGAAGCCGGCCATAGGTGGATTTTTTGCAGGGCTTATTGCTTTGTTCTTTCCCCAGATTATGGGTATTGGGTACGGGTGGATAAGAATCATAGTTAATGGCCAGTATTCTATGCTTTTTAACAATGGATATATTACAGTATGGTATATCCTGATTCTTCTTATTGTTTCTCTCTCTATTTTCAAGATCTTTGCCACCTCTTTTACCGTAGCAACAGGTGGTAGCGGAGGTGTATTTGCGCCAGCTTTGTTTGAAGGTGCAATGTTAGGTAATGCCTTTGCCTTAATAATGGTGCATTTTAACATGCCATATTTTCCTGATAATATAGGAACCATTGCTGCATTTACAGTAGTTGGTATGATGGCTTTTTTTGGTGGAGTTGGAAGAGTACCAATTTCTGTCATTTTAATGGTCAGTGAGATGACAGGGAATTACCAGTTATTATTGCCAGCTATGATAAGTGTAACAATAAGCTACTTTTTGATTAAAGACACAATATACCGGTCTCAGGTTGAAACTAGAGCCGATTCACCAGTCCATGAGCTAGAATATGTAAAGGACCCGTTATCTTATATTCCAGTTTCAAAAATATTAAAAAAAGAATTCATAACTATTTCCAGCAATTCAAATATTGAAGATTATGATATTGAAAGATTCGAGAAAAATATAATTGCAGTTGTAGATGATAAAGGAAGATTCATTAATGAGCTAACTAAGAAAAATATTTCTAAACTTGCAATAACAAGCACTAAAAATATTAAAATTGGGAGTCTGCCGTACGACATAATATCTGTTGTCAGGGATACAGATAGCTGTGCAGAAGCTCTAAAAATAATTATAAACAAGAATATTGATCATGTTTGGGTTTTAAACAAAGAAGATCAACCTTTAGGATTTGTTACTCTAGATGGCATTTTAAATGAATACATCTCAACCGGCAAATAAAAACATTGT contains:
- a CDS encoding CoA-binding protein: MDYFFNPRTVALIGASSKKGRIGFEIMQSLLQTKATIYPVNPKDDYILGRKCYKTINEIPDSIDLLVVSVSAKQMPQIVEEAHEKGVKGIVIISGGFKEISEEGAELEKKVKKIANLYNIRVIGPNCIGVYSGDSEFNTFFQAQKALSRPKKGDIAFITQSGTYGVTLLEYLEQNNLGVSKFVSFGNKIDVNELDMLDYLEKDKDTKIIAAYLESIEDGREFFERARRVAKTKPIVVLKTGRNALGNKAARSHTGALAQNYEVFKGAMKQAGVILVDDIEDLVDIIKILSFQRLPKNGNLAMITNGAGPCVVTSDEVGESKYLKLSAVKDSERIELERVLPDFAIISNPLDLTGSATPDWYQAGFDVLGKSGDLEIIVSYFVVPNAPIFNNIDSMIEVMKNTKTLDKTVIAVMAGGEFTKRVEKKLQDFRIPVFTTARRVVHAADKIVEYSIWRAMHN
- a CDS encoding DMT family transporter, giving the protein MEKRFLGYVLMTIVAFIWGVGYTATKICLQVMDPLTLGFTRFFFSTLFFIPIMIKLWKKPKLKDFLLIAMMGLTGVMLYQSLYNSGANGVSAGVGSIVVSTEPIFIFLLSMIFIGERFSILKMTGIIISFIGIIFISINSITDLLSIVSIILILGASIAWSVYTIISKNVLERYDAMFVTSLSMVFGTVFFLPFISKMPAELIRLNIIEIYALAFLVIFATFVAFYLNFKGLQILTASRASVFYYFSPLFTIISAYFIIHEAITVTIIIGGIMVIGGVALVNR
- a CDS encoding chloride channel protein; this translates as MSLKIKKFNLGFLLNYSYLRKWTFLGILIGIMGGVITVIFYYLIELTTKYFLTDLTGYVQPGSHNLLSPIWPYDIFLIPIIMTVGGLIVGMLIYKYAPEAEGHGTDATINAFHRNKGRIRYRVPLIKVIASAITIGSGGSAGREGPTALSVAGFGSAIANILKLSDKDRTIAVSVGIGAGIGAMFKSPFGGAIFGAEVLYKRDFESEAILPSFIASVVSYSIFGAVYGYQPIFIVPGYTFTSPIILIYFAILGVLMALFGRFYIRIFYGTKLLFSKLKVPKYTKPAIGGFFAGLIALFFPQIMGIGYGWIRIIVNGQYSMLFNNGYITVWYILILLIVSLSIFKIFATSFTVATGGSGGVFAPALFEGAMLGNAFALIMVHFNMPYFPDNIGTIAAFTVVGMMAFFGGVGRVPISVILMVSEMTGNYQLLLPAMISVTISYFLIKDTIYRSQVETRADSPVHELEYVKDPLSYIPVSKILKKEFITISSNSNIEDYDIERFEKNIIAVVDDKGRFINELTKKNISKLAITSTKNIKIGSLPYDIISVVRDTDSCAEALKIIINKNIDHVWVLNKEDQPLGFVTLDGILNEYISTGK